One genomic segment of Microcella indica includes these proteins:
- the sepH gene encoding septation protein SepH: MDELTVVGAEDGALIVVSSAGDRFRIPITEGLHAALRQHRPSGAPAHRVGPKDIQAAIRAGQSATEVAAATGEPLEYIERFEGPVLAEREYVIASARGITVAVAAEGETGALQTFGAVIDERLAELSARDVRWTTAKRAGQWTLAVSFVDDDVAREAQWTFDPKKGSLAPANHEAQSLSQQGEAPASVVPRLRAVPAEDRATSSRFDSGAFEFDDDPDADAAPSRIGAPSAPHTSAKNDSDSPMNQTADLLEALRKRRGERESAHPPDEDRESARAAHPSTGSIRIVDIPLDDPPEETAPPVETSVSGQTESAEHSDATDDPAPEARKSAGRRGRAAMPSWDEIVFGARPDDDPA; encoded by the coding sequence ATGGATGAACTCACGGTGGTCGGCGCCGAGGACGGCGCACTGATCGTGGTCTCCTCCGCGGGCGATCGCTTCCGCATTCCCATCACGGAGGGACTGCACGCGGCGCTGCGCCAGCACCGTCCCTCCGGTGCGCCGGCGCATCGTGTCGGGCCGAAGGACATCCAGGCGGCGATCCGCGCCGGGCAGTCCGCGACCGAGGTCGCCGCGGCGACCGGAGAGCCCCTCGAGTACATCGAGCGATTCGAAGGCCCCGTCCTGGCTGAGCGCGAGTACGTCATAGCCTCCGCGCGCGGAATCACCGTCGCGGTCGCCGCCGAGGGCGAGACCGGGGCGCTGCAGACGTTCGGCGCCGTGATCGACGAGCGCCTGGCCGAGCTCTCCGCAAGAGACGTGCGGTGGACGACGGCGAAGCGCGCGGGCCAGTGGACGCTCGCGGTGAGCTTCGTCGACGACGACGTCGCTCGTGAGGCGCAGTGGACCTTCGACCCGAAGAAGGGGTCGCTCGCGCCGGCCAACCACGAGGCGCAGTCTCTCTCGCAGCAGGGCGAAGCACCGGCGAGCGTCGTCCCGCGCCTGCGCGCGGTACCCGCCGAGGACCGCGCGACGAGCTCGCGGTTCGACAGTGGCGCCTTCGAGTTCGATGACGATCCGGACGCCGACGCTGCGCCGTCCCGCATCGGCGCGCCCAGCGCTCCTCACACCTCCGCGAAGAACGACTCCGACTCGCCGATGAACCAGACCGCCGACCTTCTCGAGGCACTGCGCAAGCGCAGAGGCGAGCGTGAGTCGGCGCACCCGCCGGACGAGGATCGCGAGTCCGCGCGCGCCGCACACCCCTCGACCGGGTCGATCAGGATCGTCGACATACCTCTCGACGATCCGCCCGAGGAGACTGCGCCGCCCGTCGAGACTTCCGTGTCGGGTCAGACCGAGTCCGCGGAGCACTCCGATGCGACCGACGACCCCGCACCCGAGGCGAGGAAGTCGGCAGGCCGCCGTGGCCGGGCGGCCATGCCCAGTTGGGACGAGATCGTCTTCGGCGCACGCCCGGACGACGATCCCGCCTGA
- a CDS encoding DUF3159 domain-containing protein, translated as MSDASTPSRDEPADPDVRAALTEAARRSGFGRVEPGERPTAHALWGAVGGVRGLIESLLPGFLFLIVFTITQEVAPSVLVPLGIAVVFVLVRALTRSPIAPAVIGLVGIGLSAGLALWTGRAEENFLLGFVINGVWLAALLVSLLVRRPLIGVITALLTGDAEWRADPAKRTVLTVATWLWVGMFVLRLGVQVPFYVAEQAAALAATKLLMGLPLYAAVLWVTWLMVRAVYARGAASTAPAGDAAPE; from the coding sequence GTGAGCGACGCTTCGACCCCGTCGCGCGACGAGCCTGCGGATCCGGATGTCCGCGCCGCCCTGACCGAGGCGGCGCGCCGCTCGGGTTTCGGCCGCGTCGAGCCTGGTGAGCGCCCCACCGCGCACGCTCTGTGGGGCGCCGTGGGCGGTGTGCGGGGCCTCATCGAGTCGCTTCTGCCCGGCTTCCTCTTCCTCATCGTGTTCACGATCACGCAGGAGGTCGCGCCCTCGGTGCTCGTGCCGCTCGGCATTGCGGTCGTCTTCGTGCTGGTGCGCGCGCTCACGCGCTCGCCGATCGCCCCCGCCGTCATCGGGCTCGTGGGCATCGGTCTGTCGGCCGGTCTCGCCCTGTGGACGGGTCGGGCGGAGGAGAACTTCCTTCTCGGCTTCGTGATCAACGGCGTGTGGCTCGCCGCGCTGCTCGTGAGCCTTCTCGTCCGTCGACCCCTCATCGGCGTCATCACGGCGCTGCTCACCGGTGATGCCGAGTGGCGGGCGGACCCGGCGAAGCGCACCGTCCTCACGGTCGCGACCTGGCTGTGGGTCGGGATGTTCGTCCTCCGGCTCGGCGTGCAGGTTCCCTTCTACGTGGCGGAGCAGGCGGCCGCCCTGGCGGCGACGAAGCTGCTCATGGGCTTGCCGCTCTACGCCGCAGTCCTGTGGGTCACGTGGCTCATGGTGCGTGCCGTGTATGCGCGCGGTGCCGCCTCGACGGCGCCCGCAGGCGATGCCGCGCCCGAGTGA
- the dut gene encoding dUTP diphosphatase: MPATVDVLLTGSPLPAYAHPGDAGADLCAAEAVVLEPGERATIGTGCAIALPDGFAAFVVPRSGLASKHGITIVNSPGTVDAGYRGELRVTLLNTDARESYSIAVGDRIAQLIVWPVVRARFVPVESLPGSHRGQRGFGSTGYGEGLESTEGASA; encoded by the coding sequence GTGCCCGCTACCGTCGATGTGCTGCTGACTGGTTCACCGCTCCCCGCCTACGCTCACCCCGGTGACGCCGGGGCCGACCTCTGCGCAGCGGAGGCGGTCGTGCTCGAACCCGGCGAGCGCGCGACGATCGGAACAGGGTGCGCGATCGCGCTCCCCGACGGCTTCGCCGCCTTCGTCGTGCCGCGCAGCGGCCTCGCCTCGAAGCACGGCATCACGATCGTCAACTCGCCCGGCACCGTCGATGCCGGCTACCGGGGCGAGCTGCGCGTCACCCTTCTCAACACGGACGCGCGCGAGAGCTACTCGATCGCGGTCGGCGACCGCATCGCGCAACTCATCGTCTGGCCCGTCGTGCGGGCGCGCTTCGTTCCCGTGGAGTCTCTTCCCGGTTCGCATCGTGGTCAGCGCGGATTCGGCTCAACCGGCTACGGTGAGGGGCTGGAATCGACCGAAGGAGCCTCCGCGTGA
- a CDS encoding DUF3710 domain-containing protein, with product MTDPLLADGPLPDDAKSAPADRAESGPLDESEANAVRPYVDLGGVKLVPRTDLQLRLEVDESSKRVVAVSIDYSGSTLQVQPFAAPRSSGLWHEIRAQIAEQVRSQGGEVTEREGAFGPELVARIPVAGGESGTTRLARFIGVDGPRWFLRGVVAGQGAADAAAAEAIDDVFRSIVVVRGTTPMPPRDLIPLHVPQGATAPGAPSAPTVGS from the coding sequence GTGACCGATCCCCTGCTCGCCGACGGGCCGCTGCCCGACGACGCGAAGTCCGCCCCGGCCGACCGGGCCGAGTCCGGCCCTCTCGACGAGAGCGAGGCCAACGCGGTGCGGCCCTACGTCGATCTCGGCGGCGTGAAGCTCGTACCGCGCACCGATCTGCAGCTGCGCCTGGAGGTCGACGAGTCCAGCAAGCGCGTCGTGGCGGTGAGCATCGACTACAGCGGTTCGACCCTGCAGGTGCAGCCGTTCGCCGCGCCGCGGTCGAGCGGTCTGTGGCACGAGATCAGGGCGCAGATCGCCGAGCAGGTGCGGTCGCAGGGCGGTGAGGTGACCGAGCGCGAGGGCGCTTTCGGCCCCGAGCTCGTCGCACGCATTCCCGTCGCTGGAGGCGAGAGCGGCACGACCCGCCTCGCGCGCTTCATCGGGGTCGACGGCCCGCGCTGGTTCCTGCGCGGGGTCGTCGCGGGGCAGGGCGCGGCTGATGCCGCCGCCGCCGAGGCGATCGACGATGTCTTCCGCAGCATCGTCGTCGTGCGAGGGACAACACCGATGCCGCCGCGCGACCTGATTCCCCTCCACGTCCCCCAGGGGGCGACGGCTCCGGGCGCGCCGTCAGCGCCGACAGTCGGCTCGTGA
- a CDS encoding DUF4193 domain-containing protein: protein MATDYDAPRKTDEETDSIQALQERVPDKMSGVVDADDADNPGFELAGQDLADLDLDVVVLPPQADEFTCVSCFLVKHRSQLDHQEKLGAICRECA, encoded by the coding sequence ATGGCAACCGACTACGACGCCCCCCGCAAGACGGACGAGGAGACCGACTCGATCCAGGCCTTGCAGGAGCGGGTTCCCGACAAGATGTCGGGTGTCGTCGACGCCGACGATGCCGATAACCCTGGCTTCGAACTCGCGGGCCAAGACCTCGCCGACCTCGACCTCGACGTCGTGGTGCTGCCGCCTCAAGCTGACGAGTTCACGTGCGTCAGCTGCTTCCTCGTCAAGCACCGTTCGCAGCTCGATCACCAGGAGAAGCTCGGCGCTATCTGCCGCGAGTGCGCGTGA
- a CDS encoding DUF3093 domain-containing protein, protein MFRERLHPSPWLHLVALLALPASMLVLAPVSLPAGVVTGVVLSGGLILLLWALAPVIEIAEGVLTAGRARISLRLLGSVEIARGEEARQARGPGLDARAWLLLRGDVDPVVRIEIADADDPTPYWLISSRRPEDLAIAISSAPAAEGHS, encoded by the coding sequence GTGTTTCGAGAGCGACTGCACCCCTCCCCCTGGCTCCACCTCGTGGCGCTGCTCGCCCTCCCCGCGAGCATGCTCGTCCTGGCACCCGTGAGTCTGCCCGCCGGGGTCGTCACGGGGGTCGTGCTGAGCGGCGGGCTCATCCTGCTCCTGTGGGCGCTCGCTCCCGTGATCGAGATCGCGGAGGGTGTGCTCACGGCAGGGCGTGCGCGCATTTCGCTGCGACTCCTCGGCTCGGTGGAGATCGCGCGCGGCGAGGAGGCGCGCCAGGCTCGCGGGCCCGGTCTGGATGCTCGCGCCTGGCTTCTGCTGCGGGGCGACGTCGACCCCGTCGTGCGCATCGAGATCGCCGATGCGGACGACCCGACGCCCTATTGGCTCATCTCGAGCCGCCGACCGGAGGATCTCGCCATCGCGATCAGCTCAGCGCCAGCGGCCGAGGGTCATTCTTGA